The following nucleotide sequence is from Deltaproteobacteria bacterium.
GCGGAACAGCGCCACCAGAGCGGACAGCGATCCGCCCGGGCCGCCGTGCAGGATCAGCAGCGCCGGGTTCGCGCGGTCCTCGCCGCGGATGTGCACCCACTGCTCGATCCCGCCGATCGGCACGAACGCGCCCTCGTCGATTCCCGCGGGCGTCCGGATCTCGAGCTCGCGCGCGCTCTGCGCCTGCCACGACGCGCGGAGCAGCAGCGCGCCCGCGGCCGAGGCCGCGATCAGCGCGGCGACCAGCGCCGCCCCTCGCCAGAGCCAACGACTCACCACGCCTCCGAGCGGGGCCTCAGCGGATCGCCCCCACGTTCGCCTCCCAGTTCTTCCCGTCGAACTCGCGGATCGCGAAGCGCCGCCAAGCGTCGCCGTCGAGGCAGCGGATGTTCACGTCCACCTGGTCGGGATGGGAGCGCGGCGTGTAGAACGGGTGCATCCCGCAGATCCGGCAGAAGCGGTGCTTCGCCACGCCCGTGTTGAACGTGTAGGTCGACAGCGCCTCGGCGCCCTGGAGCAGCTCGAAGCGTTCGGGCGGGACGATCAGGTGGAGCATCCCCTTCTTCGAGCAGACCGAGCAGTTGCAGTCGCTCGCTTCGAAGTCCTCGACCTCCACGCGAAAGCGCACCGCTCCGCAGTGACAGCCGCCGGCCAACGTTTCCATTCGCGCGACTCTACACTCGGGGCTCGGACGGGGGAACCCATGGCGAGCGGCTTCGTGACCTACCTGCTCGAGCTGCTGGTCGGCGAGGCGACCGCGGGCCTCGGCCGCGCGAGCGCCCGCCGCATGTTCGGCGGCTACGGGCTGTACCTGGGCGAGCACATGGTCGGGCTGGTCGCGGCCGACGTGCTCTACCTGAAGACCGATTCCCAGACTCGAGAGCGCTTCGAGGCCGCGGGCAGCCGGCCGTTCGAGTACGAGACGAGCGCGCGGGCGAAGCCGGTCGTGATGTCGTACTGGGAGGCGCCGGCCGACGCGTTCGAGGACCCGCAGGCGCTTCGCGACTGGCTCGAGCTCGCGCACGGCGCGGCCCTGCGCGCGGCCGCCTCGCGCTCTGCGCGCAAGCCGCGCAAGCCGCGGGGCTCAGCCAAGCGCTAGTCGCCCGATCCGCTCGCCGAGCCGCACGGGAGTTCCGGGGGCGCGCGCCTCGAGCTCGACCGCGCCCGGCGGCGCGAGGAGCACGATCGTCGAGCCGAACTCGAAGCGGCCCCACTCCGCTCCCTTCGCGAGCGCGATTCCGCCCGGGTAGCTGCGCCGCTCCTCGCGCGCGCCCGCACGGTTGGTCTCGAGCGAGTCGAAGCCGAGCCGGACCTTTCCGACCATCGTCGCGCCCACCGCGACCAGACACAGGAGTGCGTGGCCCGGGCTCGCGCGCACGAACGCGCAGATCCGCTCGTTCTGCGCGAACAGCGCGTCGACGCCTTCCAGGCCGATCCGGTTCACCGGCCAGAGGGTT
It contains:
- a CDS encoding GFA family protein produces the protein METLAGGCHCGAVRFRVEVEDFEASDCNCSVCSKKGMLHLIVPPERFELLQGAEALSTYTFNTGVAKHRFCRICGMHPFYTPRSHPDQVDVNIRCLDGDAWRRFAIREFDGKNWEANVGAIR
- a CDS encoding TfoX/Sxy family protein; this translates as MASGFVTYLLELLVGEATAGLGRASARRMFGGYGLYLGEHMVGLVAADVLYLKTDSQTRERFEAAGSRPFEYETSARAKPVVMSYWEAPADAFEDPQALRDWLELAHGAALRAAASRSARKPRKPRGSAKR